AAAAAACCACCTCCTCACCCTCCCTCCGGACCAATAGGGTTTCGGCGGTTTGACTGGGCACAGGCCAGGATTGGAGGAGGGGGCAAAGAAACTGGTTGGGATCCATCTCGAATACGAGGAGAGCCATAGGTAT
The window above is part of the Thermodesulfobacteriota bacterium genome. Proteins encoded here:
- a CDS encoding diguanylate cyclase, giving the protein MALLVFEMDPNQFLCPLLQSWPVPSQTAETLLVRREGEEVVFLNDLRHRKNTALNLRFSMKEENLPAAMAVRG